A part of Phoenix dactylifera cultivar Barhee BC4 chromosome 2, palm_55x_up_171113_PBpolish2nd_filt_p, whole genome shotgun sequence genomic DNA contains:
- the LOC103719886 gene encoding uncharacterized protein LOC103719886 isoform X2, which yields MCFQKAFSDDQVVREGDSLPDCRDKTTPTVFKSVNPGRRASPEVIKLWKEKGLRSLMVAAPELEVGSLVQDLLPLIIIFCTICNLSPMPSETPNCKNGHWIANLRALLREYQGYFQTFSNDASPLIGRRHFSLAFLCDTIQSLFCTELSP from the exons ATGTGCTTCCAAAAAGCTTTTTCTGATGATCAAGTTGTCAGGGAAGGAGATTCTTTGCCAG ACTGCAGAGATAAGACCACTCCTACAGTTTTCAAGTCAGTCAATCCAGGGAGGAGGGCATCACCAGAAGTCATAAAGTTATGGAAGGAAAAAGGCCTTAGAAG CTTGATGGTTGCTGCTCCAGAACTGGAGGTGGGGAGCTTAGTTCAAGATCTGCTGCCACTTATTATCATATTCTGCACCATTTGCAATTTATCACCAATGCCATCAG AGACTCCAAACTGCAAGAATGGCCATTGGATTGCAAATTTGAGAGCCTTGCTTCGTGAATATCAG GGCTATTTTCAGACATTTAGTAATGATGCCAGCCCCCTTATAGGTCGAAGGCATTTTTCATTAGCTTTCTTGTGTGATACCATCCAGTCACTGTTTTGTACAGAACTTTCTCCATAA
- the LOC103719886 gene encoding uncharacterized protein LOC103719886 isoform X1, with the protein MCFQKAFSDDQVVREGDSLPGEQLVVSQETSLFSGSDLQDIMGTHRCSPIIVDCRDKTTPTVFKSVNPGRRASPEVIKLWKEKGLRSLMVAAPELEVGSLVQDLLPLIIIFCTICNLSPMPSETPNCKNGHWIANLRALLREYQGYFQTFSNDASPLIGRRHFSLAFLCDTIQSLFCTELSP; encoded by the exons ATGTGCTTCCAAAAAGCTTTTTCTGATGATCAAGTTGTCAGGGAAGGAGATTCTTTGCCAGGTGAACAGTTAGTCGTCTCCCAAGAAACATCTCTTTTTTCTGGAAGTGATCTGCAAGATATTATGGGCACACATAGATGTTCTCCTATCATTGTAGACTGCAGAGATAAGACCACTCCTACAGTTTTCAAGTCAGTCAATCCAGGGAGGAGGGCATCACCAGAAGTCATAAAGTTATGGAAGGAAAAAGGCCTTAGAAG CTTGATGGTTGCTGCTCCAGAACTGGAGGTGGGGAGCTTAGTTCAAGATCTGCTGCCACTTATTATCATATTCTGCACCATTTGCAATTTATCACCAATGCCATCAG AGACTCCAAACTGCAAGAATGGCCATTGGATTGCAAATTTGAGAGCCTTGCTTCGTGAATATCAG GGCTATTTTCAGACATTTAGTAATGATGCCAGCCCCCTTATAGGTCGAAGGCATTTTTCATTAGCTTTCTTGTGTGATACCATCCAGTCACTGTTTTGTACAGAACTTTCTCCATAA